CAGAGACGTAAAATATCTGCTTGATGCattttctatctatctatctgattTCTCACACATACAGAGTAAAACAAGCAAGCATTCATATTGTGCTTTGACTGTATGAATGTAACTTTGACTGCTGTCAGCTTTTTAAGTTGATCTGGAGCAAAACATCCAACATCTGCTGATCTCATTACTGACAACTATCCCTACTGCAGGAGTAACACAACTCTGACAGTCATCAGTGAAAATAATACAGTTCCTGTAGACGTAGCTTATGTCATTGCTCGTAATTATTAATGATGAAAGTGTTGGTGTTTTATTCTGCACGTGCTTCCATGTATTAGGATTGATTGCTAGCTTTTAATCTCATCTGCAGACCATTAGAGGTGTCTGTGTAAGTGCTACAGATTAAAATGGTACTGTGAGTAAATGTGCTGATATTTCTAAAACCACAGTGTGTGAAGTAATAGTGCCACTTAAAgaggacatgaaacactacacATATAAAGGCTAGTTTATGTCActgagccctgctctcaaaaactgacaCAGATGTAGCGCTCTCTGTGAATTTAACCTGTCACCTGACTCAAAGTGAGGTGACAGGTCTGGGGTGTTCTGTGGGGAGATTACATGTTTGATCACCgtactgaaaatatgaaaatggatggaatttttcttttcctaatAATTTACTGATCttggtgtttttttctttggacagtTTCTTTCGTTTTGTTCTtgtcacagtttaaacaaaGCTTGAAAAAATATTCTTGACCTTTTTTGTAATGGAGCAATCCACATAAGTGTTTGGACCAGCTTCAGTACATCTGCtcatttcttttcattgtacTCATTATGTGGTTAGTTGAACCTTGGATCCTTGGATATTCTAGAAACAAACAGCCATTTAAAGAATAATCAACACAGAAATCCAAAAGCAGCAGCCAAACAACCCTTGAAACACTTTCTTCAGCATCAGTGTAAAACAACAAGTGAACAGATTTCTTTACTTGTGTCGTTTTGGAGTGACGTGACCAAAAAACACAGCAAGTAATGCTGCTTTTACACCGCATTGTGGGGGTGTATTTTGTTGTGTAACCAGACgccttcttcttcctttttcttgGAGCTTTAAGGGAAGGGATGGAGATGTAAACCACAGGAGGGGGGGTAGAAGTGGCGTATAAAACCTAAAGTAGAGAAGGAAATACCCTAGAACCTTTGTTGGGTTAAGGATCGCAGGAGGAACAGAGGGAAGAAAGAGAGTAACCTGCTGTACCTGAACTGTTGCTTTTTGCAGAGGTGAAGACATGCTGTGGTTTCTGGGGCTGACCTGTGTGCTCTGCATAGGAGGGAGTGCTGTTGCAGGACAGAGAGGTGAGAAATACGTTTGATATCAGAAGATTAAAGAGCATTAGCAGTAAATATGAGTAAAGGGTAAAGTTTCAGAGTTTTAATTTGAAAGAACCACGAGCAATATATGACGACTGATGTGGAGACGCAGCAGAGAAAGAAGGCATAATTTAAAACATTAGAAAATATAAACTGATTTATCCATCTGGGGAAGATGTTACAGCTTTTGGTAGTTTCTGGTGACAGGTTAGTGTTTTCTTAAGTAATTAATCTGATAAATGAAATGTTATTAATGGAAACTGCTATGCAGAACAAGAGAAAGGGGTGTTACataagaaaaatgacaaaaagctgCAAATGAAATTAATTCAAAGCCagattttattaattatttcaatatgatttttttaattaattattatatttatttttagggGAGGTAGAGCTTTTTgttatgaaaaattaaaaaaaatagtcgGGCAGGAACACAAATTGACTTGTAAAGGAGCTCAAAGCTCACAAGGGCTGGAAAGTTCTGTGCACACAACAAGGGAAAACAATCATAGTGAGATTCCTGTCGTCCAGGACTCAGCCTCCTTTCCATTAGCAGAGACAGTGATTTATGTCCAGTATCTCTTCTCTCTGCTGTGGAATTCATTCGGTAAACACAGTTGCCGCTAACGAGAAGAACACATTTCCTGCTCTACACGCTCAGGAGATTTCTGCTTTTGGTACCCGGTACTGAACTGACCTGCAAATGgtatttttaaaacaacaataaacataTGGATACAGTGTGTTGTCGCCTGCATTATTATTCAGCCTTATTATCaggtctttttgtcttttagcAGCACTTTAATGGTTTCACTCTCACTGCTCTCATCGTGTTATTTATGGCCCCAGCAGGAGGTTGTTTTGAGAGGAAAGCCTCCAAAAAACACATTATAGAATTTGTTCAAGACAGATGCTGTTAGCAGATGAATGTTGTGAAGAATCTCAAAAGCTGGATATATGAAGAATCAACTGCTGATCAAAGGTTTGACAGATCAAATTTAACTAAAAGTTATAAACTGAATTGCTTTCACTGAGTGAAAGTATTTGATCCCCAAGCAAAcagggtgtccaactccaggcctcaagggccagtgtcctgcacgTTTtttgtgtccttgatccaacacagctgattttaatggctaaattacctcctcaaaatgtcttgaagttctccagaggcctgccaactaatcatttgattcaggtgtgttgacccagggtgatatctaaaacctgcaggacactggcccttgaggcctggagttggacacccctgacttAGTACTTAGTGGAGAAACACCTGCTGGTAACCACAGCTTTCAGATGTTTCTTGCagttggtcaccaggtttgcaGGAGCGATtgtggcccactcttctttacagaaactctctaAAACCTTTAGGTTCCTTGACTTTCTGTaggactgaggtctccagtccTTCATGACCTTAATCTACTTTTTCTTTAGCCCCTCCTTTGTTGCCTTGGCACTGTGTTTTAGGTCACTGTCATGGTGGAAGATCCATTCACAAACTCTCTTCAGTgttcccagaaagttgattctgttcatgtggaTATATGGTTACCTGGATTACTAAGCATGCATTAAGACATCTTCAGTGAGTTTCTCATCCCAGATTTTATGCTTCATGGCCCTGCCAATTGTCCCCTCAATGCGCTGAAGTCGTCCTGGACCCCCAGCAGACAAACAGCCTCAAAGCGTAATGTTTCCACCTCCATGCTGGACTGTGGGAATGCTGTTCTTTCTCCAAATACAGCAGGTCAAGTTGATGCCAAAGACTTTGGTTTGGTCTGAGCACAGCACTTTCTCCCGAGCCTCCTCTGAATCGTTTAGATGTTCACACATGTAGATGTTAAGACAGGCCTGTACATGTGTCTTTCTGAGCAGGGGGAACTTGGAGGCTTTGCAAGTTTCAGCCGATCATGGTGTGGTGTATCATCAATGATGTTCGGAGTGTCTGTGGTCCAAGCTTCGCTTGTGTAGTTTTGAGCTGATATGACACCTTTATCATGATCATTGTCAGTCTATGAGGTAGAATCATGTATGGATGCATTAAGGGAAATTAATGgccattttatatttcttcaaTTTCCAAATGATCCCACCAACAGTTAGCGCCTTCTCAACAAGCTTTCTGCTGATGGAGTTGTAGCTCCTTCCAGCCTTGTGCAGATCTACAATCTTGTCCCTGATATTCCGTCTTTCTCCAATAATGAAAAATTACAgactgtttgtttctttgtgagGGAGTAAATTTACAAATTCAGCTGAGGAATAgataattatttcccccacaGTAAATTTTGTTAACTAGGCTTTGTGAAAAAGTGAGATTAAGTCACTATATGTATCCTCTAAGAGACTATCAATATTATCAATACTGTTCTAGCTTTTTCTTCATCTTATTGCCTCTGAGTAAATCAGATTGCAGGTTTTTAATTAGAGAACAGAAGTTCAAaaggaaaaatgcaaaaaaagtaaTCTAATGCTTTAGTGTTATATAtctctgtctatctatctatctatctatctatctatctatctatctatctatctatctatctatctatctatctatctatctatctatctatctatctatctatctatctatctatctatctatctaaaacCACTGAGTTTCAGCTTGACAGACATATTAGACTTTAATATAACTATTCCACAAACATAAAAGTAAGTCAGAAACCTATAACTTCTTATTCCTGTAGTTAAAATCCTGTGATTATATCTATAAATTAAACTTCCCACTCGATAGTTGATTTGTGGTTAAATGAAGGCAATTTGCACCAAAACTACAGATCATACTGAAACCAAGCATCCCAGGATACCCATAAGCTTAATTCCAGAAAGCATGTGAGCTGGAAAAATGTCCCATATCTTCCGGATAATCTTGTGTCATTCTAATTCtgggaaattttttttttttgacttctGACTCCAGTTAATGTGTGGGCTGTGGATTCGAATGAGTCCTGTGGTGGTGGAGGAATGCCAGGCATTAGACTTTGGCATTAAACATGCAGTGGATCATGTTGTACAGGACCCTCCACACACATATCAAAACACTGCTCCCTAGCTAGCTGCCAGTCCCAAATTTTCATCCAACAAAACAATTCCACAGAAAAAGTGAAGCAGTGCAGCAATAAACCAAACCTGCTCTGTGTAGTTATAACTTGAGTTCTTGTTTTTACTGCAAAGTTCTTATTAACTGTTTCTTCAAATTTGTTCTGTATATAAAATTACATTGTCTAaacttttatgttttaattatttttaaaggttttctgCTTGTATTTGTTCGTgattatttattcttattttttcttttgtttttagtttcagAGAATCAGCTTGTACATTTAAggtcccacttttttttttcttagatcATGCTCCAAATGatcaaaaatcatatttttactTAAATACAGTACTTCAGTAGGTAAATTTTAACACTAGTTATTTCTAGCTAACTGATCTGACTAAAGGTTAGACGAGAGAAAAATGTGTAATTGAAAACAAATTATTCCTGTGAATAGGTGAAACAGGAGAAACTTTGAAGCACTGTAGGGTCATTGACaatgttgggcaagttactttgaaaaagtaattagttatagCTACTAGTTACTTCCTCAAATTACTAGGAAAAGTAACtatctaaaataaaacaaaaaacataaaatcagagtagaaaagttatatttttttactgtaacaaccacaaacatgtttaatgaatcattttcataacttgaaatgcaaatataaattgtaaattttaaaaacctATGCACAGGTTTTCCAAACAATAAAGTTATTTGCAACTGTGTGATTGgtttaccacgactactttattcttcctcagccaatcagcagctcTTGTGTGACTGTTTgccctcccccccccctcccccaagcTCCCAGTAAGaagaagacagcttcaaccgtttgtgtgttgaaaaatagtaacatgtctgcaccgcattttcttgttagtaacggtaatgGCATTGTAATGATataaatagtaattagttagattcctcgttactgaaaaaagtaatgccATTACTTTTGatgccgttattcccatcactggtcacTGACCACCAGCAGAATCATGGGTTGAGATTTTTCTTACTGAAAGAAGCAATGATTACAGCCTTGGCTTAATTCATAGATTACACTTTCTACTTTCTTGTTAACAACAAATCATAGATGTGAGGAACTTGTGCTTGTGTAGGCTGCTTCACTGCAATGTTAACTCATCTGATTAAATTGCTCATGGATATGTACAGATGAGAAAAACATGATTAGCTCCCATATAAAATTTCAACAAAAAATTTAACcaatgcctttaaaaaaaaccaaggaATTTTCAATATTGCATTTCTAAACGTGCTCGTTTTCCTTAGAAAGCACGATTTCTTTCAATTTGCacacaataatttttttttagtaaaatacaaaaattacCCCTGAAAAAATGACCTTTTTTGGGCCACACCACAAACCTCTTTTATGCaatgattcaattcaataaaactttattgattaTTGAGGTTGGCCCCGAAGCTAATTTGGTTATGTGCTTTAACTTTGTAATGCTCACACAATATAACAACTTCAGAAAGGGTTCAAGCTGTCACTTGAGAAAGCTAATCATTTCTACGCTGATAATTTTCAGTTCCTGTGAAATAATGTCCAATATAAAGGATGTCTGGAGAAGCTGTGTTAAAGATTCCTTACTCTGTTCAACAGCACAGGGGGAATATAAAAGATTTCCTTTACTGATTGGTTTGTTCTCTCTTCAAACCCAGATGGAGAAATTATCAGTCAGATTAAAATGACTAATCTCGTCTTGGGTGAGATTAAAGAGCTTCTGAAGCAGCAGGTAACGCTCCGtcataaaattatatttaactACCTTTACTTGCATTTGATAACTGTTTGACTCTGGGTGCTGAGGAAATGCAAAAAGGTATTTAATCTGTTGGTTGTACTTTCCAGATTAAGGAGATTGTATTCTTAAAGAACACAGTGATGGAGTGTGAAGCCTGTGGTGAGTTCACAAGCTCCCTTCTCAATGATGGAATTATGTTTATGTCTGAGAATACACACATTATTACATCATTATTGAAATTTCACTATTATCTTTATCAAACTTGAGCCATTATCCATAATTTTCCACAACTATGAATATTATGATTATGTAGTCCATTAGAATAAATGGGAGAGAGATTTGAAGACAAAAGGAAATAACTAATAATTTGCTACTCTAAAACAGAAAACTGCTGATATCCTCTTTTCTCAGCAATGGGGGGTATGCAACCTCAACCCACCTGTGTGCCCAACTCCTGCCACCCTGGGGTGAGCTTTGTGGAAACACCAGAGGGTGTAAAATGTGGACCCTGTCCTCACGGCATGGAAGGAAACGGTACCCACTGCACTGACGTGGACGAGGTATGAGCAAAGATTTGATAAACAGTTGCTGACAGTAAAGTGTTACAGGTATAACCCATTGTAAGGTCAGAAAACTTTCTGCCTGTATCAGCAACTAGAAAGTGATGAAATGGCTAAAATTTAGACTTTACTAGAAACCCAGTGAAGGGCTCATCTAAATGAATGCAGGTCCTCATCCTAAAAACATCctgatgtgtgtgtctgtcttctTATTACGAACAGTGCACTGTGAAACCGTGCCACATGGGTGTTCGCTGCATCAACACATCCCCAGGTTTCCGCTGCAGCTCCTGTCCTGCTGGATACACTGGCCCGCAGGTCCAGGGCGTTGGTCTTGCCTACGCCACTGCCAACAAACAGGTCGGCACCATGCAGCAGTTTATGGATCCATTCAACAAGAGATCAATTTGGACTTTTCGTGGCCCCTCAAACAAACTTCCTTCTCTCTGCgacttatttttctttctgcctcCCTTTTCAGTCTTAATGGTAAAGACCATTCAAGTGACTTTGCATTTGTCTTTAAATCTCTGTCCTTTTTAAGGTATGCAGAGATATTAATGAGTGTGATGGTCCCAACAATGGAGGCTGCGTGGCGAACTCTGTGTGTCTGAACACCCCCGTAAGTATGAACAAAGTGAATGAAAATTGCTGATTAGATCTAAGCCTCAGTTAAAGTCATTCTTTGTGTTGgctgaatattttatttattttcatcctTAATCACTTTTGGCCGTAGTAGCAGCAGTCCTACCTTACAGCCGATACAGTATTGGAAACACAATCCTCTGGGTTAACTGCATGTAACTGTGTCCAAGACGAATTGCAACAGAATGTTTTTGAGCAGTCTCTTAATGGTTTAAACTTTATTCCTAAAATggtaatttaaatgaaaacaatttccatccatctattttcttaacTGCCTACTCAGTTCATGGTTGCAGGGGTGCTGGGGCCTAGAAACAGGGTACAGCTTTGGCAGGTCACCATGACTAATTTGTGGTTGTGCATGTGCTTCAGTTTGAACGGAGAGTGGAGAGGGGTTTTTACTCACTGCAAACATCCTTCCGTGCAGTACTCTAAAATTCCCAATGCACATCGCAGGATAGTTATAGCTGATAAGTGGTCCCATGGAGAAGGTGTACACTCCACATAGAAAGGCCCTAACCTGTCATTAGTGGATATGCATCAACCTCCAGTCTAGGGTTATCAGTTAGGGTTAAAGATTGCATAGTGAAGCCCACGGTGAACTCAGTGTTTTGTATAAATGCAGTATATCCCATGCTAAATATATGTGTAATATTAGGACTAATATTTCTCCTTTGTTTGCTGTCTGAAGCGCTGCGTTTTAGTTCCATGCTAACACTACCAATGTGGGCACCTGTGACATGGTGGGATGGTTCTATTAGGGCTCTTTCAGATGTGGTCCCTGTAAGACAGGCTACACTGGGGATCAGCGACAAGGCTGTAAGCCTGAGCGAGCCTGTGGCAATGGCCAACCCAACCCCTGCCACGCCAGTGCAGAGTGCATCGTCCATCGAGAGGGGACCATCGAGTGCCAGGTGAGCAAATAAAACTTTTATGTTTTAGCTCCTTGGATTTAGCTTTGATGTGTTATCAAAGCTATTACAACATTCCTTCCTCATCATGTTATAACAATAATAGCAGCTATTGGGAAATAGCTGTTTGAGCACTTGTGCTCATGTTGTGCAGACCACAAAACAGAGCAAATAAAAGCATTATGTACAGCTTCTAAAACATTTTCCATCCTTATAGTGTGGAGTCGGATGGGCTGGCAATGGCTACGTGTGTGGTCCTGACACCGACATCGATGGTTTCCCAGATGAAAAACTGGACTGTACTGATAGTAACTGTAACAAGGTAAATCTTCATATCTAAGAGAACTCTCTGAAAGTTACCCATataaaaacagtttatttagcTGTGAAGAAGATCAaagattttataaaaatgtgaCATAAAAGAAGATGTTGTCATACTTTAAATTCAAACCTCAGTCCCAGATCAAAGAAGGCCTGTATCACTTTATACAAAACAAAAGTATTAATTAAAACTTACCCATCTGCTTATGTTTCTTCCAGGATAACTGTCTCACTGTTCCAAACTCTGGTCAAGAAGATGCTGACAGTGATGGAATTGGAGATGCCTGCGATGAAGACGCAGATGGGGATGGGATCTTAAATACACAGGTTCATACACAGAGGATACTGAGATTGAAAGAAAATATAGTAAAATAATGTAACTTTGCTCTCAGGGACTAAAACATCTTTTTCCCAGGATAACTGTGTGTTGGTGCCCAATGTGGACCAGAGGAACATCGATGAGGATGACTTCGGTGATGCCTGCGACAACTGTCCTGCCATCAAAAACAATGACCAGAAAGACACAGACGTGGACAAATATGGAGATGAGTGCGATGAAGATATCGATGGCGATGGTAAAGACTTTGTACAAATAGATTTTAAATCTATATTAATTATAAGACCTATTTACTCTGGCTGTTAattagaaacactgacatgtaTTGATATGCCTTTAATTTGAGATGTGATTTGAATGTGAATTTGATACATACTGAGATTTTTACAACCTATCAACTGGAATGATTATCATGTTatgacagagtgtgtgtgtgtgtgtgtgtgtgtgtgtgtgtgtgtgtgtgtgtgtgtgtgtgtatgcacatgCACTTGTTTAACCATCTTAGTGAGAACCATTTTGAACTTTAGACAATTAGATTGGTGACATTTTGGAAAATAAGGACCTGTGGGTCACACACACTCCTGTAAAGGCCTGGTTGAGATTTGCTTTAGGTTTAAAATTAGAATGAGGTTTTAATTTATGGTTATGCATGTAGATGGGATGGTTAAGATTACGATAATGGGTCAGACAaagattttgtatttatttatttattgggtCTGTCATAGTCAAATGTGTGGAAATGTCTTTGTGTTGGTAGATGGATTTGGTTTCCTTTAAACATACTTTATCAGCATGGTAGTGCTACAGGTGTGTAGTTGAGAATGAGTATGGTCTGACCAACCAGACTGAGTAATCATGAGCATTAGAGATGCCAGCAGGGTCAACAAATTAATCCACAAGGCTGGAACCATCACTGGCCAGAATCTGGAGACATCTGAGTCAATGGTGGACAAGAGGACAGTGAACAAACTGCTGTCCATCACTGACAACAAATTAAAGCTATGTGCCTGTCTTCGGGTTACtataatattttttaacattcCCAATGTTAACCCCAGGAATTCCCAATCACCTTGACAACTGCAAAAGGGTCCCAAATGCTGACCAGAAAGATCGAGATGGTGACAAAGTGGGAGATGCCTGTGACAGTTGTCCCTATGATCCCAACCCTGACCAGGTGAGAAATGTCTTCACACATTACATCAATATCTTGCAAAAAGGCACGAGAAGTTAAGCAGTTAATCTTAAGTAGAAAATCTTGCTTTTAATGACCTCTAGTGGTTTAACTTGTTAGTCTGCAACAGTAATTTGGTATAGCGTGTACTCCAGGATGTAGCATCACACTCATggtgcattttatttgaaacaCCCTAAAATAACCGATAAAGCTGCCAGTGTCTGTGGTATTATTCAGTCCACATTGTCTTTCCTAGCTGGGATTATCATTGCCATTGTCTACTTGTTATTCTTTGGAAAATTTCATATCTGAAATTCAACTCAACTTATGTTTCTCAGATGGATGCGGACAATGATTTGATTGGTGACCCCTGTGACACTAACAAGGACAGGTATTGTGTGAGCTCATCAGTCAAGTCACTTGTATTTATCTGGATCTGTTTTCATACTCCAAGTCAAATTTGCACCTGCTATAACATCTGTCTCTTGTCCAGTGATGGCGATGGTCACCAAGACTCTCGGGACAACTGCCCAGCTGTCATCAACAGCTCTCAGTTGGATACTGACAAAGATGGAAAGGGAGACGAGTGTGATGACGACGATGACAACGATGGGATCCCAGACCTGCTGCCACCTGGTCCTGATAACTGCCGTCTGATCCCCAACCCTCTACAGGAGGACTCTGATGGTGTGTGACActgttgaaatattaaaataaaagtttgtgCTTTACTTCCGCCTAATATCTACTTATCCTCCCAGGTGACGGCGTGGGTAACGTATGTGAGAAGGATTTCGACAATGACACCATAATTGACCCAATAGACGTCTGTCCAGAAAATGCAGAGGTCACCCTCACTGACTTCAGGGAGTATCAGACAGTCGTTTTAGATCCAGAAGGAGACGCACAAATCGATCCTAACTGGGTGGTGCTGAACCAGGTCAAGCGATTATGGCTTCTTTGATTTTtgctgttctgtttttttgccAGAATA
The genomic region above belongs to Pelmatolapia mariae isolate MD_Pm_ZW linkage group LG15, Pm_UMD_F_2, whole genome shotgun sequence and contains:
- the comp gene encoding cartilage oligomeric matrix protein translates to MLWFLGLTCVLCIGGSAVAGQRDGEIISQIKMTNLVLGEIKELLKQQIKEIVFLKNTVMECEACAMGGMQPQPTCVPNSCHPGVSFVETPEGVKCGPCPHGMEGNGTHCTDVDECTVKPCHMGVRCINTSPGFRCSSCPAGYTGPQVQGVGLAYATANKQVCRDINECDGPNNGGCVANSVCLNTPGSFRCGPCKTGYTGDQRQGCKPERACGNGQPNPCHASAECIVHREGTIECQCGVGWAGNGYVCGPDTDIDGFPDEKLDCTDSNCNKDNCLTVPNSGQEDADSDGIGDACDEDADGDGILNTQDNCVLVPNVDQRNIDEDDFGDACDNCPAIKNNDQKDTDVDKYGDECDEDIDGDGIPNHLDNCKRVPNADQKDRDGDKVGDACDSCPYDPNPDQMDADNDLIGDPCDTNKDSDGDGHQDSRDNCPAVINSSQLDTDKDGKGDECDDDDDNDGIPDLLPPGPDNCRLIPNPLQEDSDGDGVGNVCEKDFDNDTIIDPIDVCPENAEVTLTDFREYQTVVLDPEGDAQIDPNWVVLNQGREIVQTMNSDPGLAVGYTAFSGVDFEGTFHVNTVTDDDYAGFIFAYQDSSSFYVVMWKQVEQIYWQANPFRAVAEPGIQLKAVKSNTGPGENLRNALWHTGDTTDQVKLLWKDARNVGWKDKTSYRWFLQHRPADGYIRVRFYEGTQMVADTGVIIDATMRGGRLGVFCFSQENIIWANLRYRCNDTLPEDFDAYRAQQVQLVA